One part of the Ranitomeya imitator isolate aRanImi1 chromosome 10, aRanImi1.pri, whole genome shotgun sequence genome encodes these proteins:
- the LOC138651198 gene encoding ferritin light chain, oocyte isoform-like, with the protein MSSQIRQNYHQDSEAGVNRTINLVLQASYTYQSIGFFFDRDDVALAKFSKFFREQSEGKREQAEKLLKFQNKRGGRIVLQDIKKPEADDWGNGTNAMDYALKLEKGVNQALLDLHKIATNHADPHMCDFLEDEYLEKEVELMKKLGDHITNLKRVKAAEAGMGEYLFDKLTLDD; encoded by the exons atgagCTCCCAGATCCGCCAGAACTACCATCAGGACAGCGAGGCTGGAGTCAACCGCACTATCAACCTGGTGCTTCAGGCTTCCTACACCTACCAGTCCATA GGATTCTTTTTTGACCGGGACGATGTGGCGCTGGCCAAGTTCTCCAAGTTCTTCCGTGAGCAGTCTGAGGGAAAGCGAGAACAGGCCGAGAAGCTTCTGAAGTTCCAGAACAAACGTGGAGGACGGATTGTTCTCCAGGATATCAAG AAACCGGAGGCTGATGACTGGGGCAATGGCACCAATGCTATGGACTATGCCCTGAAACTTGAAAAGGGTGTAAATCAGGCTCTGCTGGACCTCCACAAGATCGCTACCAACCATGCGGACCCTCAT ATGTGTGACTTCCTGGAGGACGAATATCTGGAGAAGGAAGTGGAGCTGATGAAGAAACTGGGAGATCACATTACTAACCTGAAGCGTGTGAAGGCGGCAGAAGCTGGCATGGGAGAATATCTGTTTGACAAGCTGACCTTGGATGACTAG